A stretch of Nymphalis io chromosome 29, ilAglIoxx1.1, whole genome shotgun sequence DNA encodes these proteins:
- the LOC126779595 gene encoding uncharacterized protein LOC126779595, with amino-acid sequence MHEIMRNIDCFYYRITILCIFYRTRRMSVASFNNLVKTLKPHLKKQYTNFRNPLEPIEMIGITLRYLGSGNSINDLHFKFKRGRATISRTISSVCQAIWKYVRPQYIEEITIEKLQNIALDFDLKTNFPHCFGAIDGKHIRLIKPDKSGSLFYNYKNYFSIVLLAVVDSNYKFVFVDVGAYGKESDSTIFRNSTLYKILMRNELPLPDPQPLGNDHNNEPLIPYVLVGDEAFGLSKHVMRPYGGNNLNVKQRVYNYRLSRARRYVECAFGIMANKWRILHRPIDTSYDLTINIVKACCVLHNFVTQHDGLRQQDDMAINRFPQLRPHANEESLAENFIRDQFANYFMSPEGALPWQLKKI; translated from the exons aatgaGTGTTGCCAGCTTTAATAATTTGGTTAAGACCTTAAAACCACATTTAAAGAAGCAGTATACCAATTTCAGGAACCCTTTGGAACCGATCGAAATGATTGGTATTACATTGAG GTACTTGGGCAGCGGAAATTCGATAAACGACTTGCATTTCAAATTTAAACGTGGAAGAGCAACAATTTCTAGAACTATTTCGTCAGTTTGTCAAGCTATATGGAAATATGTTCGACCACAGTACATAGAAGAGATCACAATagaaaaacttcaaaatattgcATTAGATTTTGATCTCAAAACTAACTTTCCTCATTGCTTCGGGGCAATTGATGGGAAACATATACGTTTAATAAAACCAGACAAAAGTGGCTctctgttttataattataaaaattatttttctattgttttgcTAGCGGTTGTTGACTCAAACTATAAGTTTGTTTTTGTCGACGTGGGTGCATATGGAAAGGAAAGTGATTCTACTATTTTTAGAAATTCGACACTGTACAAGATTTTAATGAGAAATGAATTACCATTGCCTGATCCTCAACCACTTGGAAATGACCATAATAACGAGCCACTAATCCCTTATGTACTCGTCGGTGATGAAGCTTTTGGTTTAAGTAAGCATGTTATGCGCCCATACGGCGGAAACAATCTCAATGTGAAACAGAGAGTTTATAATTATCGCCTCAGCAGAGCTCGTAGATATGTGGAATGTGCATTTGGGATCATGGCAAATAAATGGCGCATTTTGCATAGGCCAATTGATACATCATATgatttaactattaatattgtaaaagcaTGTTgtgttttacataattttgttaCACAACACGATGGTTTACGACAACAAGACGATATGGCAATAAATAGGTTCCCACAATTGAGACCTCATGCTAATGAAGAATCATTAGCCGAAAATTTTATCAGAGATCAATTTGCTAATTACTTTATGAGTCCAGAAGGGGCTTTACCATGgcagttgaaaaaaatataa
- the LOC126779396 gene encoding uncharacterized protein LOC126779396, whose amino-acid sequence MRNARSHSRQSMCSSVDESLTLSEVWQKMQWVKCYKTKRKYIDEGKANELLRNLAPDFTVPNKQTFISTNTNLETLITLVEVEKSWEELVEIYRTDLPQDKKKQLGLDLQKRWRNIRDAFVKAHKAKESKSGSAAKKKVPYVFYDNLLFIKDTVTVNRTDGNATGNDDENTSIQTEVNVPSMSSLPPKRRKKNNDDNEVGAQLVGVLSKNLERKNMDDDDDRLFFLSLVKEFKKIPEHMQMQTKLDILKVIKDAQQFCDCDNTYRGYQTAHYSRNNPHTELMQSLDVGRPPSQNFEVQSPLSTHSHQSQNSEHSSYIELFNSINDTEDDLNV is encoded by the exons ATGCGTAATGCTCGTTCACATTCAAGGCAGAGTATGTGCTCATCTGTTGACGAGTCTCTGACACTGAGCGAAGTGTGGCAAAAGATGCAATGGGTAAAATGCTACAAAACTAAAAGGAAATATATTGATGAAGGTAAAGCTAATGAACTGTTACGAAACTTAGCACCTGATTTTACAGTTCctaataaacaaacttttatatCAACAAATACGAATTTAGAGACACTCATTACACTAGTAGAAGTTGAAAAGT CTTGGGAAGAATTGGTGGAAATCTATAGAACTGATTTACCacaggataaaaaaaaacaactcg gTCTGGATCTTCAAAAAAGGTGGAGAAACATTCGCGACGCTTTTGTAAAGGCCCATAAAGCAAAAGAAAGCAAGAGTGGGTCTGCAGCAAAAAAGAAGGTCCCATATGTATTCTatgataatcttttatttataaaagatacagTAACGGTTAACCGCACAGATGGTAATGCTACAGGAAATGACGATGAAAACACGAGTATACAGACAGAAGTCAATGTTCCGTCAATGTCTTCATTGCCGCCAAAAAGACGTAAGAAAAACAACGATGATAATGAAGTCGGTGCACAGTTAGTTGGAGTGTTGAGTAAAAATTTAGAAAGAAAGAATATGGATGATGACGACGATCGCCTTTTTTTCTTGTCATTGGTAAAGGAATTTAAGAAAATACCTGAGCACATGCAAATGCAGACaaagttagatattttaaaagtaataaaggaTGCACAGCAGTTCTGTGATTGTGATAATACCTATCGTGGATATCAAACGGCACATTATTCAAGAAATAATCCTCACACTGAGCTTATGCAATCATTGGACGTTGGACGACCACCTTCTCAAAATTTTGAGGTACAATCGCCATTATCAACTCACAGTCACCAGTCTCAGAACAGTGAACACTCGTCTTATATTGaactttttaattctattaatgATACTGAGGATGATTTAAATGTTTGA